ACCGCGCAGCACCCGGCCGGTCATCTTCATCCAGTTGTCGTTGAACGCGGCCTGGAAGTGCGCCACGACGGGGCCGTCGACGCGGAAGTGCGAGTCTCGCCAGTGCTCCGGGTCCTCGGCCTGCCCGCCCCACTGGTCGGCGATGCCGACGCCACCGGTGAACGCAATGCGTCCGTCCACGATCAGCAGTTTTCGGTGCGTCCGATTGTTGAATCGCCCGAGGTTGTACCAGCGCAGCGGTCGATAGCGTTCGATCTCCACGCCAGCCGTCGTCATCTCGTCCACCAGGGCCTGATCCAGCTTCACGCTGCCCGCCCAGTCGATCGTGACGTGCACCGGAACCCCCGCGCGGGCGCGTTCCGCGAGCGCCGCCGAGAACTCCTTGCCGATCGCGCCGGACCAGTAGATGTAGGTCTCGAAGGTGACCGAGTGGCGGGCCGATCGGATGGCGGCGAGCATCGCCGGAAAGATCTCCGCCCCGTTCTGAAGCGCAGTCACCTGATTGCCCTGAGTGATCGTCGGGCCGAGCATCACGGACATCTCGCGGTGGAACTGCGGATCGGTGACGGCGAAGCGATGCGTCAGACGGCGCGAGACGGTCTTGTCGGAGCGTCCGAGACTCATCGCCAAGAACACCACGATCGCGGTGATCAGGCTCGCGAGTGCAACCAACCAGAACGTGGTGTGCCGGATCACGGCAAGGAGCTCCTTTCACTCATCTGGAAGGTCGCTCGTCCGTCCGCCTTCGAGCCACGGTCGTAAGGCTTCGGAATCGGCTCGAGGGGAGCGGTACCGTGTTCGAAGAGTTCATGGTCCCGCCCTCCTCAGGTTCTAGTCCCGAGGCAGATCTGACCCGCTTCCAGGGTCTGCAAGAGCTCGAAGACGGAACGACTTCGGAGGTTCCGGAGAGCTTCGAAACCGCCACTGCTGGCACCGCGCGGGCGCCGCGGCTGCCGGGCGACACCGCGGCCACTCGCACCAGCACAAGGTAGCCCTTGCCCCCGCCGACCGCCAAGAGCACTAACTACTGGAGTTTCTGGCGCGACCTGAGTAACAACTACCCTTTCCATCCGCCGGCGTCCAGGGTGCCCCCTCCTGACAGTGGACCGCCCGCCCTCTGCACCGACTTGTCGCCCTGGGCCGCGATTTCCCGTTCCCTTGAACGGGACCACTCTCGAAAGGAGTCCGCCATGCCCGAAAACGCCCTCGACCGTTCCCCGCTTTGCTTCGCCCTCGCAGCCCTCCTCGTCGTCAGCGCTTCGACCGGAGCCTTCGCCCAGACGCCCGCTTCACCAGCCTCTGCCGGGAAGGCGCAGGGCCAACTCAGCCTGGCCGGGAAGACCGTACCCTTGAAGGTTGCCAATGCCATCGCGTTGACCGACCACGAGGGCAAGCCCTATACGCTCGTGCTGTTGACCGAGGCACCGATCGACCTCGCGAGCGTCGTCGCCTCAC
The Thermoanaerobaculia bacterium DNA segment above includes these coding regions:
- a CDS encoding cardiolipin synthase B, which gives rise to MSLGRSDKTVSRRLTHRFAVTDPQFHREMSVMLGPTITQGNQVTALQNGAEIFPAMLAAIRSARHSVTFETYIYWSGAIGKEFSAALAERARAGVPVHVTIDWAGSVKLDQALVDEMTTAGVEIERYRPLRWYNLGRFNNRTHRKLLIVDGRIAFTGGVGIADQWGGQAEDPEHWRDSHFRVDGPVVAHFQAAFNDNWMKMTGRVLRGPAYFPELQPSGTMQAQLFIASPAGGSESMHLMYLMAVASAATTIDLAAAYFVPDELLIEALIEARRRGVRVRVLLPGPHIDSETVRIASKSEWGPLLREGVEIHLYQPTMMHTKMLVVDTALVSVGSTNFDYRSFRLNDEASLNVFDVPFAEQMTSVFELDLRDATAFTYAMWRDRPLRERIAETLILPIKSHL